A single genomic interval of Rhododendron vialii isolate Sample 1 chromosome 3a, ASM3025357v1 harbors:
- the LOC131320246 gene encoding F-box protein At5g07610-like isoform X1, translated as MAKPSKSKNPLEDDDDAKYKASNSSEQNDEVLDPDADSDLEAGEKSPSTDNDEGRTGKKVTSKRRKVDTSCTSSDHSRAVEVVVSNEDLLTEILFLVPAKPLLKFKSVSKHWHSLISQPQFGSNHTCRNPTSLLISGLYFYRWINKERKSVSLHGHQGLPTLAFLDPVRKGTKSKVVDSCNGLLLFSNGDKLDYFVCNPTTQRYIALPQHGGSTSSGFWEQFGACLAFDPSKSPYYKVVLISYHFSFEERSSFYLIYIYSSKTASWKEMRAIAPLGGGSYQRRVFWNGAIHWMNSTYIHIRFDIDAENLTGTPMPKVPNILKEDKIQYFGECGGSLLLIQSREDSAMGFRILEMKKDCYRWIVKCKVNLRPICNAFPEGYTTLYIGC; from the exons ATGGCAAAACCCTCGAAATCGAAGAACCCCTTGGAGGACGATGATGATGCCAAATACAAGGCCTCAAATTCGTCGGAGCAAAATGACGAGGTGCTCGACCCCGATGCAGATTCGGACCTCGAAGCCGGAGAAAAGTCGCCGTCGACGGACAACGACGAG GGAAGGACGGGCAAGAAAGTAAcaagcaaaagaagaaaagtagATACTTCTTGTACATCATCAGACCACTCACGGGCAGTAGAAGTAGTTGTCAGCAATGAAGATCTCCTAACAGAGATCCTTTTCCTTGTGCCGGCGAAGCCACTCCTCAAATTCAAGTCTGTATCTAAGCATTGgcactctctcatctcccaACCGCAGTTTGGCTCCAACCACACCTGTCGAAATCCCACTTCCCTCTTGATCTCAGGCCTCTACTTCTATCGTTGGATTAACAAAGAACGCAAGTCTGTCTCGCTCCATGGCCACCAAGGTCTTCCCACTCTTGCCTTCCTTGATCCCGTTCGGAAAGGAACGAAGTCTAAGGTTGTGGACTCTTGCAATGGTTTACTATTGTTCTCTAATGGTGACAAACTTGATTATTTTGTTTGTAATCCAACCACCCAGAGATATATTGCACTTCCCCAACATGGTGGCAGCACGTCATCTGGATTTTGGGAACAATTCGGTGCTTGCTTGGCTTTTGATCCTTCAAAATCGCCTTACTACAAAGTTGTATTAATAAGTtaccatttttcttttgaagaaaGATCTAGCTTTTATCTAATTTATATATACTCTTCAAAGACTGCATCTTGGAAAGAAATGCGTGCAATAGCACCCCTTGGCGGTGGCTCCTATCAGCGCAGGGTCTTTTGGAACGGAGCAATTCATTGGATGAATTCCACCTATATTCACATCCGGTTCGACATTGATGCAGAGAATCTTACCGGAACCCCAATGCCTAAAGTTCCTAACATCCTTAAGGAAGATAAGATTCAGTATTTTGGAGAATGTGGTGGCAGTTTGCTACTTATTCAGTCCCGTGAGGACTCTGCTATGGGATTCAGAATCCTTGAGATGAAAAAGGACTGCTATCGTTGGATTGTAAAGTGCAAGGTGAATCTGAGACCCATATGTAATGCATTCCCTGAAGGATATACCACCTTGTATATAGGGTGCTGA
- the LOC131320246 gene encoding F-box protein At5g07610-like isoform X2, whose protein sequence is MVGYEQGRTGKKVTSKRRKVDTSCTSSDHSRAVEVVVSNEDLLTEILFLVPAKPLLKFKSVSKHWHSLISQPQFGSNHTCRNPTSLLISGLYFYRWINKERKSVSLHGHQGLPTLAFLDPVRKGTKSKVVDSCNGLLLFSNGDKLDYFVCNPTTQRYIALPQHGGSTSSGFWEQFGACLAFDPSKSPYYKVVLISYHFSFEERSSFYLIYIYSSKTASWKEMRAIAPLGGGSYQRRVFWNGAIHWMNSTYIHIRFDIDAENLTGTPMPKVPNILKEDKIQYFGECGGSLLLIQSREDSAMGFRILEMKKDCYRWIVKCKVNLRPICNAFPEGYTTLYIGC, encoded by the coding sequence ATGGTGGGTTATGAACAGGGAAGGACGGGCAAGAAAGTAAcaagcaaaagaagaaaagtagATACTTCTTGTACATCATCAGACCACTCACGGGCAGTAGAAGTAGTTGTCAGCAATGAAGATCTCCTAACAGAGATCCTTTTCCTTGTGCCGGCGAAGCCACTCCTCAAATTCAAGTCTGTATCTAAGCATTGgcactctctcatctcccaACCGCAGTTTGGCTCCAACCACACCTGTCGAAATCCCACTTCCCTCTTGATCTCAGGCCTCTACTTCTATCGTTGGATTAACAAAGAACGCAAGTCTGTCTCGCTCCATGGCCACCAAGGTCTTCCCACTCTTGCCTTCCTTGATCCCGTTCGGAAAGGAACGAAGTCTAAGGTTGTGGACTCTTGCAATGGTTTACTATTGTTCTCTAATGGTGACAAACTTGATTATTTTGTTTGTAATCCAACCACCCAGAGATATATTGCACTTCCCCAACATGGTGGCAGCACGTCATCTGGATTTTGGGAACAATTCGGTGCTTGCTTGGCTTTTGATCCTTCAAAATCGCCTTACTACAAAGTTGTATTAATAAGTtaccatttttcttttgaagaaaGATCTAGCTTTTATCTAATTTATATATACTCTTCAAAGACTGCATCTTGGAAAGAAATGCGTGCAATAGCACCCCTTGGCGGTGGCTCCTATCAGCGCAGGGTCTTTTGGAACGGAGCAATTCATTGGATGAATTCCACCTATATTCACATCCGGTTCGACATTGATGCAGAGAATCTTACCGGAACCCCAATGCCTAAAGTTCCTAACATCCTTAAGGAAGATAAGATTCAGTATTTTGGAGAATGTGGTGGCAGTTTGCTACTTATTCAGTCCCGTGAGGACTCTGCTATGGGATTCAGAATCCTTGAGATGAAAAAGGACTGCTATCGTTGGATTGTAAAGTGCAAGGTGAATCTGAGACCCATATGTAATGCATTCCCTGAAGGATATACCACCTTGTATATAGGGTGCTGA
- the LOC131320241 gene encoding F-box protein At5g07610-like isoform X2: MAKRSKSKNLLKDDATYKASNSSEQDDADSDLEARETSPSMDNDAGDKEAKTDKKSTNKRRKTDMSCISSEHSQAVEVVVANEDLLREILFHVPAKSLLKFKSVSKHWRSLISDSLFASNHACRNSSSSLISGLYFYQLKSVSLHGHLSLPTPAFLDSIREGSESRVVDSCNGLLLFSNGGKMKYIVCNPTTQKYIALPQHGGSTSYSSTWGFGAYFAFDPSKSPYYKVVLVSCHSRSYQIYIHSSKSASWKEMHVKPPNGGSVGCKVFWNGAIHWTSHANVHNRFDIDAENLTSMPMFLGKDEIWYFGECGGSLLRIQTVYPSLGFRVLEMKKDCCRWIVKHQFSVKPIHSVHPKGYRTGVPKKGYRAKCGVLWPIKIKEYKVLCCVNGANEKDFTVAFVITGKVISYNLNGKTVKVLLENLKISPYSFFNLHAL, translated from the exons ATGGCGAAACGCTCAAAATCGAAGAACCTATTGAAGGACGATGCTACATACAAGGCCTCAAATTCGTCAGAGCAAGACGATGCAGATTCCGACCTCGAAGCCCGAGAAACGTCGCCGTCAATGGACAATGACGCCGGTGACAAAGAG GCAAAGACGGACAAGAAATCAaccaacaaaagaagaaaaacagatATGTCTTGTATATCGTCAGAACACTCACAGGCGGTAGAAGTAGTTGTTGCCAATGAAGATTTGCTAAGAGAGATCCTTTTCCATGTGCCTGCAAAGTCACTCCTCAAATTCAAGTCTGTATCTAAGCACTGGCGCTCTCTCATCTCTGATTCACTGTTTGCCTCCAACCACGCCTGCCGAAATTCCAGTTCCTCCTTGATCTCAGGCCTCTACTTCTATCAACTCAAGTCTGTCTCACTTCATGGACACCTAAGTCTTCCCACACCTGCCTTCCTTGATTCCATTCGGGAAGGATCGGAGTCTAGGGTTGTCGACTCTTGCAATGGTCTACTATTGTTTTCGAATGGTGGCAAAATGAAGTATATTGTTTGTAATCCGACCACCCAGAAATATATTGCACTTCCCCAACATGGTGGCAGCACTTCATATAGTTCAACTTGGGGTTTTGGTGCCTACTTTGCTTTTGATCCTTCAAAATCGCCATACTACAAAGTTGTATTGGTAAGTTGCCATTCTAGGTCTTATCAGATTTATATTCACTCTTCAAAGAGTGCGTCTTGGAAAGAAATGCATGTAAAACCACCCAATGGTGGCTCAGTTGGATGTAAGGTCTTTTGGAATGGAGCAATTCATTGGACGAGTCACGCCAATGTTCACAATCGGTTTGACATTGATGCAGAGAACCTGACAAGTATGCCAATGTTCCTGGGTAAAGATGAGATTTGGTATTTTGGCGAATGTGGTGGAAGTTTGCTTCGTATTCAGACTGTGTACCCTTCTTTGGGATTCAGAGTCCTTGAGATGAAAAAAGACTGCTGTCGTTGGATTGTGAAGCATCAGTTCAGTGTGAAACCCATACATTCTGTACACCCTAAAGGATACCGCACAGGTGTACCAAAAAAAGGGTACCGCGCAAAATGCGGGGTGTTGTGGCCGATCAAAATAAAAGAATATAAGGTGTTGTGTTGTGTAAACGGAGCAAACGAAAAAGATTTCACGGTCGCATTTGTAATTACGGGAAAAGTTATTTCATATAATCTGAATGGGAAGACAGTGAAGGTGCTTCTTGAGAATTTAAAAATTTCTCCTTATTCGTTCTTCAATTTACATGCCCTTTGA
- the LOC131320248 gene encoding methyl-CpG-binding domain-containing protein 11-like isoform X1, with translation MASSVEKDAQDEAFSLELPAPPGWTKKFMPKKAGTPKKNEIIFTAPTGEEITNRKQLEQYLKSHPGGPKISEFDWGTGETLRRSVRISVKAKAAPPPPETEPPKKRSRKSPASKKDTKEKQVATEETEVVKEVVQGEITEEVKATVEIEEDVVKENQEQIKAEDAPEESKVGQNVEMQDAEQVKDDVEETNLGKLVNSSEVTQNNAGEVEVSEVQMVEQTTFDAEKKDGLGKQEKPDTDIAVEKMYQMEGEEKVKQKSSALGLGENNEKEAADKKDNEQNKPMVNDITKKVEGAATKNGAEVEESNPCVTN, from the exons ATGGCGAGCTCAGTCGAGAAGGACGCCCAAGACGAAGCTTTCTCCCTGGAACTCCCTGCTCCTCCTGGTTGGACCAAAAAG TTCATGCCCAAGAAAGCAGGCACCCCTAAGAAAAATGAGATCATATTCACTGCCCCTACGGGAGAGGAGATCACCAACAGAAAACAGTTGGAGCAATACTTGAAATCACATCCTGGTGGTCCCAAAATATCTGAGTTTGATTGGGGAACTGGTGAAACTCTAAGGAGATCAGTCAGGATTAGTGTGAAAGCAAAGGCAGCTCCTCCTCCACCAGAAACTGAGCCTCCAAAGAAGCGTAGCAGAAAATCTCCGGCTTCAAAGAAGGATACCAAAGAAAAACAAGTAGCTACCGAAGAAACTGAGGTGGTTAAAGAAGTCGTGCAAGGAGAGATAACTGAGGAGGTGAAGGCTACTGTAGAAATTGAGGAGGATGTTGtgaaggaaaatcaagagcagATTAAAGCAGAAGATGCTCCTGAAGAATCTAAAGTGGGACAAAATGTTGAAATGCAAGATGCTGAACAGGTCAAAGATGATGTAGAAGAGACTAACCTTGGGAAATTAGTCAATAGTTCTGAAGTAACTCAAAATAATGCAGGGGAAGTTGAGGTTTCAGAAGTTCAAATGGTAGAGCAAACAACATTTGACGCAGAGAAAAAGGATGGCCTTGGGAAGCAGGAAAAACCCGATACAGACATTGCTGTGGAAAAGATGTACCAAATGGAAGGTGAGGAGAAAGTGAAACAGAAAAGTAGTGCCCTTGGACTTGGAGAAAATAATGAGAAAGAAGCAGCGGACAAGAAAGACAATGAACAAAATAAGCCAATGGTCAATGACATAACCAAGAAGGTCGAGGGAGCTGCGACCAAGAATGGTGCCGAGGTAGAAGAGTCCAACCCTTGCGTTACAAATTAG
- the LOC131320248 gene encoding methyl-CpG-binding domain-containing protein 10-like isoform X2, translating into MPKKAGTPKKNEIIFTAPTGEEITNRKQLEQYLKSHPGGPKISEFDWGTGETLRRSVRISVKAKAAPPPPETEPPKKRSRKSPASKKDTKEKQVATEETEVVKEVVQGEITEEVKATVEIEEDVVKENQEQIKAEDAPEESKVGQNVEMQDAEQVKDDVEETNLGKLVNSSEVTQNNAGEVEVSEVQMVEQTTFDAEKKDGLGKQEKPDTDIAVEKMYQMEGEEKVKQKSSALGLGENNEKEAADKKDNEQNKPMVNDITKKVEGAATKNGAEVEESNPCVTN; encoded by the coding sequence ATGCCCAAGAAAGCAGGCACCCCTAAGAAAAATGAGATCATATTCACTGCCCCTACGGGAGAGGAGATCACCAACAGAAAACAGTTGGAGCAATACTTGAAATCACATCCTGGTGGTCCCAAAATATCTGAGTTTGATTGGGGAACTGGTGAAACTCTAAGGAGATCAGTCAGGATTAGTGTGAAAGCAAAGGCAGCTCCTCCTCCACCAGAAACTGAGCCTCCAAAGAAGCGTAGCAGAAAATCTCCGGCTTCAAAGAAGGATACCAAAGAAAAACAAGTAGCTACCGAAGAAACTGAGGTGGTTAAAGAAGTCGTGCAAGGAGAGATAACTGAGGAGGTGAAGGCTACTGTAGAAATTGAGGAGGATGTTGtgaaggaaaatcaagagcagATTAAAGCAGAAGATGCTCCTGAAGAATCTAAAGTGGGACAAAATGTTGAAATGCAAGATGCTGAACAGGTCAAAGATGATGTAGAAGAGACTAACCTTGGGAAATTAGTCAATAGTTCTGAAGTAACTCAAAATAATGCAGGGGAAGTTGAGGTTTCAGAAGTTCAAATGGTAGAGCAAACAACATTTGACGCAGAGAAAAAGGATGGCCTTGGGAAGCAGGAAAAACCCGATACAGACATTGCTGTGGAAAAGATGTACCAAATGGAAGGTGAGGAGAAAGTGAAACAGAAAAGTAGTGCCCTTGGACTTGGAGAAAATAATGAGAAAGAAGCAGCGGACAAGAAAGACAATGAACAAAATAAGCCAATGGTCAATGACATAACCAAGAAGGTCGAGGGAGCTGCGACCAAGAATGGTGCCGAGGTAGAAGAGTCCAACCCTTGCGTTACAAATTAG
- the LOC131320245 gene encoding glucan endo-1,3-beta-glucosidase 14-like isoform X1 produces the protein MKISSCFWVRFFLLLSVFFTPSVAVDAFTGTYGINYGRIADNIPSPDKVVTLLRSAKIRNVRIYDANHSVLNAFSGTGLELVVGLPNGNLQDMSTNPNDALTWVQENVQAFLPKTKIRGIAIGNEVLGGSDQSLSEALLGAAKNIYNATKSLKLDDVVQITTAHSQAVFNNSYPPSSCVFSENAVQYMNPLLDFFSEIGSPFCLNAYPFLAYMSDPTEIDINYALFQANQGIYDNKTDLHYDNMLDAQIDAAYAALEDAGFKKMEVIVTETGWASHGDSNEEAATVSNARTYNYNLRKRLALRKGTPMRPKNMLRAYVFALFNEDLKPGPASERNFGLFLPNGSVAYNIGFSGLKSSSATSSFLSLKDIQHQGSPNSYFLVLTACAIVLLSLNY, from the exons ATGAAGATTTCTTCGTGTTTCTGGGTCCGGTTCTTTCTCCTGCTTTCGGTCTTCTTCACTCCAAGTG TGGCTGTGGATGCCTTCACTGGAACTTATGGGATAAACTACGGTAGAATTGCAGATAACATTCCCTCTCCTGATAAAGTTGTTACACTCCTCCGATCAGCAAAGATTAGGAATGTTCGTATCTATGACGCTAATCACAGTGTCCTAAACGCCTTCAGTGGAACAGGGCTTGAATTAGTGGTTGGACTCCCGAATGGAAACCTACAAGACATGAGTACTAATCCGAATGATGCCCTGACTTGGGTCCAAGAAAATGTGCAAGCATTCCTTCCCAAGACAAAAATCCGTGGGATTGCCATCGGAAATGAAGTTCTGGGCGGTAGTGATCAATCACTATCAGAAGCGCTTTTGGGTGctgcaaaaaatatatacaacGCGACGAAAAGTCTTAAGTTAGATGATGTAGTTCAGATTACCACTGCACATTCACAGGCTGTTTTCAATAACTCTTACCCTCCCTCTTCATGTGTTTTCAGTGAGAATGCTGTACAATATATGAATCCACTCCTTGATTTCTTCTCAGAGATTGGGTCCCCTTTCTGTTTGAATGCTTACCCATTTCTGGCCTACATGAGTGATCCAACGGAAATCGATATAAATTATGCTCTTTTCCAGGCAAATCAGGGAATATACGATAACAAAACAGATTTACACTATGACAACATGCTTGATGCTCAGATTGATGCTGCTTATGCTGCATTGGAAGATGCTGGTTTTAAAAAGATGGAAGTTATAGTTACAGAAACTGGTTGGGCTTCTCATGGTGATTCAAACGAAGAGGCTGCCACAGTAAGCAATGCAAGGACTTACAATTACAACCTGCGTAAGAGGCTTGCATTGAGGAAGGGTACCCCTATGCGGCCTAAAAACATGTTGAGGGCTTATGTGTTTGCGCTGTTCAATGAGGATTTGAAGCCTGGTCCAGCTTCCGAGAGGAATTTCGGATTGTTTCTTCCCAATGGCTCTGTTGCGTACAATATTGGGTTTTCTGGGCTGAAATCTTCGTCTGCAACATCATCTTTTTTGTCATTAAAG GACATCCAACATCAAGGTTCACCCAATTCCTATTTCTTGGTATTGACAGCCTGTGCTATTGTGCTGCTCTCCTTGAATTATTGA
- the LOC131320245 gene encoding glucan endo-1,3-beta-glucosidase 14-like isoform X2, translated as MSTNPNDALTWVQENVQAFLPKTKIRGIAIGNEVLGGSDQSLSEALLGAAKNIYNATKSLKLDDVVQITTAHSQAVFNNSYPPSSCVFSENAVQYMNPLLDFFSEIGSPFCLNAYPFLAYMSDPTEIDINYALFQANQGIYDNKTDLHYDNMLDAQIDAAYAALEDAGFKKMEVIVTETGWASHGDSNEEAATVSNARTYNYNLRKRLALRKGTPMRPKNMLRAYVFALFNEDLKPGPASERNFGLFLPNGSVAYNIGFSGLKSSSATSSFLSLKDIQHQGSPNSYFLVLTACAIVLLSLNY; from the exons ATGAGTACTAATCCGAATGATGCCCTGACTTGGGTCCAAGAAAATGTGCAAGCATTCCTTCCCAAGACAAAAATCCGTGGGATTGCCATCGGAAATGAAGTTCTGGGCGGTAGTGATCAATCACTATCAGAAGCGCTTTTGGGTGctgcaaaaaatatatacaacGCGACGAAAAGTCTTAAGTTAGATGATGTAGTTCAGATTACCACTGCACATTCACAGGCTGTTTTCAATAACTCTTACCCTCCCTCTTCATGTGTTTTCAGTGAGAATGCTGTACAATATATGAATCCACTCCTTGATTTCTTCTCAGAGATTGGGTCCCCTTTCTGTTTGAATGCTTACCCATTTCTGGCCTACATGAGTGATCCAACGGAAATCGATATAAATTATGCTCTTTTCCAGGCAAATCAGGGAATATACGATAACAAAACAGATTTACACTATGACAACATGCTTGATGCTCAGATTGATGCTGCTTATGCTGCATTGGAAGATGCTGGTTTTAAAAAGATGGAAGTTATAGTTACAGAAACTGGTTGGGCTTCTCATGGTGATTCAAACGAAGAGGCTGCCACAGTAAGCAATGCAAGGACTTACAATTACAACCTGCGTAAGAGGCTTGCATTGAGGAAGGGTACCCCTATGCGGCCTAAAAACATGTTGAGGGCTTATGTGTTTGCGCTGTTCAATGAGGATTTGAAGCCTGGTCCAGCTTCCGAGAGGAATTTCGGATTGTTTCTTCCCAATGGCTCTGTTGCGTACAATATTGGGTTTTCTGGGCTGAAATCTTCGTCTGCAACATCATCTTTTTTGTCATTAAAG GACATCCAACATCAAGGTTCACCCAATTCCTATTTCTTGGTATTGACAGCCTGTGCTATTGTGCTGCTCTCCTTGAATTATTGA
- the LOC131320249 gene encoding umecyanin-like has protein sequence MAIELKLFAASFMLAAALLQGSEAETSHVVLGTSGWIVPSGGSAEYVTWAAAQTFAVGDFLIFNYATGAHDVAEVSKTAYEGCTSTTTITLATTGPTNITLSTAGEHYYICTVGSHCNGGQKLAINVTASTTTSTPPPPGTTTASPPPPGTTSSPPPPSSAATPFATAALPMITLFSIVLAMLH, from the exons ATGGCGATTGAATTGAAATTGTTTGCTGCTTCTTTCATGTTGGCAGCTGCTCTCCTGCAGGGCTCGGAGGCAGAGACTTCGCACGTGGTGCTTGGCACCTCGGGTTGGATCGTTCCATCCGGCGGCTCCGCAGAATATGTCACTTGGGCCGCCGCACAAACCTTCGCCGTCGGCGACTTTCTCA TCTTCAACTACGCCACCGGAGCACACGACGTGGCGGAGGTGTCGAAGACGGCGTACGAAGGCTGCACCAGCACTACCACCATTACCCTCGCAACCACCGGTCCGACCAACATCACCCTATCGACAGCCGGCGAGCACTACTACATCTGCACTGTTGGGTCTCACTGCAACGGGGGCCAGAAGTTAGCCATCAACGTCACCGCCAGTACCACTACTTCCACCCCGCCACCGCCCGGCACCACCACCGCTTCTCCTCCCCCACCCGGCACCACCTCTTCTCCTCCCCCGCCCTCAAGCGCCGCCACGCCGTTCGCCACTGCCGCCTTGCCTATGATCACCTTATTCTCGATTGTTTTAGCTATGTTGCACTAG